In Acidimicrobiia bacterium, the sequence CCGCCATCCGCGGCGTCGCGCTCGGCGGCGGCCTCGAGCTGGCCCTGGCGTGTGACCTGCGCGTCGCCGGTGACTCGGCCCGGCTCGGGCAGCCCGAGATCCTCCTCGGGATCATCCCCGGCGCCGGTGGCACCCAGCGGCTCCCGCGGCTCGTCGGCCCGGCGCGGGCCAAGGAGCTGGTGTTCAGCGGCCGGCACGTCGCCGCGGACGAGGCCGCCGCGATCGGCCTCGTCGACCGGGTCGTCGCGGACGGCGACGCCGAGGCGACCGCGCTCGACTGGGCCCGGTCGCTCGCCGGCGGGGCCGTGGCCGCCATGGGCCTGGCCAAGCGGGCGATCGACCGCGGCCTCGACGGCCCGCTCGGCGCCGGCCTCGACCTCGAGCGCGGCGCCTTCGTCGAGGCGTGCCGCACCGACGACGCCGCCACCGGCATCCG encodes:
- a CDS encoding enoyl-CoA hydratase-related protein, whose product is MAEGWVRTEDRGDGVAVLRVDRPPLNALSRAVLAELARAAEAVAGAPDVHAVVVAGGERAFAAGADIEELQTTDPDAIAAAFRVAFDAVAAIPRPVVAAIRGVALGGGLELALACDLRVAGDSARLGQPEILLGIIPGAGGTQRLPRLVGPARAKELVFSGRHVAADEAAAIGLVDRVVADGDAEATALDWARSLAGGAVAAMGLAKRAIDRGLDGPLGAGLDLERGAFVEACRTDDAATGIRSFLERGPGRARFRGR